Proteins co-encoded in one Medicago truncatula cultivar Jemalong A17 chromosome 8, MtrunA17r5.0-ANR, whole genome shotgun sequence genomic window:
- the LOC25500348 gene encoding protein SAWADEE HOMEODOMAIN HOMOLOG 1, whose product MKELTSNESPFPKLSLDEILELERIYNDVGEKSLDPNFCKDIAANFSSSSNSDGKTSLTWEQVQQWLQNKHTETKGHFASSPEGLNLVVDLSGKSSSIKGNKSSPKPKGIQAADLSELAFEAVSIKDNAWHDVSMFLNYRVLCTGELEVRVRYHGFGKDEDEWINVKYGVRQRSIPLEASECHKVKEGHLVLCFHVKSDYALYCDAIVLKIQRREHDSEECSCIFTVRFYHDKSEEEVRWDSLCCRPTQEESEVPFELEPTMNPIANLWG is encoded by the exons ATGAAAGAGTTAACTTCCAACGAATCTCCATTCCCTAAGCTCTCTTTAGACGAG ATATTGGAATTGGAAAGAATTTACAATGACGTCGGAGAAAAATCACTTGATCCCAATTTCTGCAAGGATATTGCTGCAAATTTTAG CTCTTCATCTAACAGTGATGGTAAAACTTCTTTAACATGGGAACAG GTGCAGCAGTGGTTGCAAAATAAACATACAGAGACAAAGGGTCACTTTGCTTCATCACCTGAGGGGCTGAACCTAGTTGTTGATCTTTCCGGCAAATCTTCTTCGATAAAGGGAAATAAAAGCTCTCCGAAACCAAAAG GTATTCAAGCTGCAGATCTGTCAGAATTAGCATTTGAAGCGGTATCTATAAAAGACAATGCATG GCATGATGTTTCAATGTTTCTGAACTATAGAGTACTATGCACAGGGGAACTT GAAGTTCGTGTACGATATCATGGATTCGGTAAGGATGAAGATGAATGGATTAATGTGAAATATGGGGTGCGACAGAGATCCATCCCATTGGAAGCTTCAGAGTGTCACAAGGTGAAGGAAGGACATCTTGTACTATGTTTCCAT GTAAAATCTGATTATGCCCTCTATTGTGATGCTATTGTATTGAAAATCCAGAGGAGGGAACATGATAGCGAAGAGTGTAGCTGCATCTTCACTGTCCGGTTTTACCATGACAAGTCTGAG GAAGAAGTTCGTTGGGACAGTTTGTGCTGTAGGCCAACACAAGAAGAATCTGAGGTCCCCTTTGAATTAGAACCTACCATGAACCCCATAGCGAACTTGTGGGGATGA